One Labeo rohita strain BAU-BD-2019 chromosome 12, IGBB_LRoh.1.0, whole genome shotgun sequence genomic region harbors:
- the sh2d4bb gene encoding SH2 domain-containing protein 4B codes for MMQQILQDMYIEPDLLAELNEEQKQILFYKIREEQVRRWNERERRDPSHAVKKKSDRRGIQWLLGSDGEVWVWVMGEAPGDKPFEDIVEELMEERARKQAQREAQELRRVKEAEIEKKFRDAMAKEKARFVAEKWKEETDDRKAAKQEEEEDRIREELKKCEEEERQRGEEEIRQTEERRAKELYISLKQEEKRSERDDKEWQEQLRRSKAADEEMKCKARRARDEYKRQSLRAIEKGLVAGLSGLFHKTHLNGSGHNRRHGAVIEHPTPTAEASHSPAASSGQLTSGHYRRRQHRRYSSPVTQSLTECPVWIRPPRPNSRESIIRWFKEEQRPRRAGYERSSNTVAPWFHGIISRQESEILLTNAAEGCFLVRVSERIWGYTLSYRTTSGFKHFLIDASGDYYSFLGVDQNRHATLADLIDFHKEEVITTSGGELLQDPCRTRSSTADYGGLFL; via the exons ATGATGCAGCAGATTCTTCAGGATATGTATATAGAGCCTGACCTGCTGGCTGAACTCAACGAAGAGCAGAAACAGATCCTCTTCTACAAGATTCGGGAGGAGCAGGTGCGCCGCTGGAACGAGAGGGAGAGAAGAGACCCAAGCCATGCTGTGAAAAAGAAGA GCGACCGCAGAGGCATTCAGTGGCTTCTAGGTTCCGATGGAGAGGTGTGGGTATGGGTAATGGGGGAGGCCCCAGGGGACAAGCCCTTTGAAGACATTGTGGAAGAACTGATGGAGGAGAGAGCAAGGAAGCAGGCCCAGCGAGAGGCACAGGAACTCCG GCGTGTGAAGGAGGCAGAGATTGAAAAGAAGTTTCGAGATGCCATGGCGAAGGAAAAGGCTCGCTTCGTGGCAGAAAAATGGAAGGAGGAGACAGATGACAGAAAGGCAGCCAAGCAGGAAGAAGAGGAAGATCGCATTAGAGAGGAACTGAAG AAATGTGAGGAGGAAGAGCGACAGAGAGGCGAGGAAGAAATCCGCCAAACGGAGGAGAGGAGAGCAAAGGAGTTGTACATCTCTCTGAAGCAGGAGGAAAAGAGGAGCGAGAGAGATGACAAAGAATGGCAGGAACAAT TGCGACGCTCCAAAGCGGCAGATGAGGAGATGAAGTGCAAGGCGCGACGGGCTAGAGATGAATACAAGCGGCAGTCTCTGCGGGCTATCGAGAAGGGTCTGGTGGCTGGACTCAGCGGCCTGTTCCATAAGACACATCTGAACGGATCCGGTCACAACCGACGGCACGGCGCGGTCATTGAACATCCGACCCCAACAGCTGAGGCCAGCCATTCACCTGCAGCTAGTTCTGGTCAGCTTACCTCAGGCCATTACAGGCGCAGACAACATCGACGCTACAGCAGTCCAGTCACACAGTCACTCACAGAATG CCCAGTCTGGATTCGTCCACCCAGGCCAAACTCTCGTGAATCCATTATCCGCTGGTTTAAAGAGGAGCAGAGACCGAGACGAGCAGGATATGAGCGAAGTAGCAACACCGTAGCACCTTGGTTTCACG GAATAATATCAAGGCAGGAGTCAGAGATTTTGCTGACGAATGCGGCAGAGGGCTGTTTCCTGGTCAGAGTGAGTGAACGGATCTGGGGCTACACGCTGTCCTACCGCACCACCTCTGGCTTTAAGCACTTCCTCATCGACGCATCGGGTGATTACTACAGCTTCCTAGGTGTAGACCAGAACCGTCACGCCACCTTAGCTGACCTCATCGATTTCCATAAG GAGGAAGTGATCACCACGTCTGGAGGAGAACTACTCCAGGACCCCTGCAGGACGAGAAGCTCCACAGCTGACTATGGAGGGctttttctgtga